A stretch of the Desulfobacter sp. genome encodes the following:
- a CDS encoding 4'-phosphopantetheinyl transferase superfamily protein: MPEGAPFFKAFPDICVSLSHSGIYTGAALAKRSNTRMGIDIEALGPRPDKFFLNTAFTSREIQDMGKSPLDIFCRWTLKEAYLKYIRKGFNKSLLEVEVLQNKIFDQGRDQNLDCRSWELAHDFILSMVSGKNHL, encoded by the coding sequence CGCCTTTTTTCAAAGCCTTTCCCGATATTTGTGTTTCCCTGTCCCATTCGGGCATTTATACGGGAGCTGCCCTGGCAAAAAGATCAAACACCCGCATGGGAATTGATATTGAAGCGTTAGGCCCAAGGCCGGACAAATTTTTCCTAAACACGGCATTCACATCCAGGGAAATCCAGGATATGGGCAAGTCCCCTTTGGATATATTTTGCCGGTGGACCTTAAAAGAAGCCTACCTTAAGTATATCCGCAAAGGATTCAACAAAAGCCTGCTTGAAGTGGAAGTTCTCCAGAACAAAATATTTGACCAAGGCAGAGACCAGAACCTGGACTGCAGGTCCTGGGAACTTGCCCATGATTTTATCCTGAGCATGGTTTCAGGAAAAAACCATCTTTGA
- a CDS encoding response regulator transcription factor: protein MEAVEKKRILVIEDEAHIADGIQLNLTLQGYETAIAPDGIEGLEKWRTWHPDLIVLDIMLPMIDGFSILKTIRQEDDKIPVLILSARGDTCDKVKGLRYGVDDYLSKPFDLEEFLLRVSRLLKKKEWYTPEKKEQNKTCSLFEGDAYCFGENQINFITFEANCVAGQIILTEQEVTLLKIFIAHKGRPLSREMLLNAGWGYSRDTSTRTVDNFIVRFRKYFEPKPKKPVYFKSRRSVGYIFDHD from the coding sequence ATGGAAGCGGTTGAGAAAAAGCGTATTCTGGTCATAGAGGATGAGGCGCATATTGCTGACGGTATTCAGTTGAACCTGACCCTACAGGGGTATGAAACAGCCATTGCACCCGACGGGATAGAGGGTCTTGAAAAATGGAGAACCTGGCATCCGGATCTTATTGTTTTAGATATCATGCTGCCCATGATAGACGGATTTTCCATCTTAAAAACCATCCGCCAGGAAGACGACAAAATACCGGTGTTGATTTTATCAGCCCGGGGGGATACCTGTGACAAGGTCAAAGGATTGAGGTACGGGGTGGATGATTATCTGTCAAAACCCTTTGACCTGGAGGAATTTCTTCTCCGGGTTTCCCGGCTGTTAAAGAAAAAAGAGTGGTACACCCCGGAGAAAAAAGAACAAAATAAGACTTGCTCCCTGTTTGAAGGAGATGCCTATTGTTTTGGGGAAAATCAAATTAATTTTATCACCTTTGAAGCCAATTGCGTTGCAGGGCAGATCATACTCACCGAGCAGGAGGTCACCCTGCTGAAAATTTTCATTGCCCACAAGGGCCGTCCTTTGTCCAGGGAAATGCTGCTCAATGCCGGGTGGGGCTATTCAAGGGACACCTCTACCCGCACCGTGGATAATTTTATTGTCCGATTCCGAAAATATTTTGAGCCCAAGCCCAAAAAACCCGTGTATTTTAAAAGCCGCAGGTCGGTCGGATATATTTTTGACCATGATTAA
- a CDS encoding HAMP domain-containing histidine kinase → MQILNPSKWYLHPVFIFACSIFALATFLVLTVGLYMEIRSVLEIVALKLSVDPQSVFPSKTGMTILVLTLLITVVLAGILLAFIYYQKTVNLFRLQHNFIYNFTHELKTPVTSLRIYLETFIRHPMEPLDVKKYSENMLKDIDRLTENIDRILNLARIESQNFGSKVTRDSLVTLVEAFCDKNKSIFRDMDIQIENSSQGQFQYPVNLFLFEILLMNLLANAIKYNESQTPRLKIVFKSYLQKITIDFIDNGIGVDKKEAKKIFRKFYQTGRNNADNVNGSGLGLYLVSSIAMIHGWRASVSSEGKGKGSKFTITIPRASIASVRERKLWKRLRKSVFWS, encoded by the coding sequence ATGCAAATTTTAAATCCCTCCAAATGGTATCTTCATCCGGTATTTATCTTTGCCTGTTCTATTTTTGCTTTGGCCACTTTTTTGGTGCTGACCGTGGGGCTGTACATGGAGATCCGGTCTGTCCTTGAAATTGTTGCCCTTAAATTAAGTGTGGATCCCCAGTCTGTTTTTCCCTCAAAAACCGGGATGACCATCCTGGTGCTCACCCTGCTGATCACCGTTGTTTTGGCCGGTATTCTTTTGGCCTTTATCTATTACCAGAAAACCGTAAACCTGTTTCGTCTCCAGCATAATTTTATTTATAATTTTACCCATGAACTTAAAACTCCGGTCACTTCCCTGCGAATTTACCTTGAAACCTTTATTCGTCACCCCATGGAGCCTTTGGATGTTAAAAAATACAGTGAGAATATGCTCAAGGACATTGACCGGCTCACGGAAAATATTGACCGGATTTTGAATCTGGCCCGAATTGAAAGCCAGAATTTTGGGTCAAAGGTGACAAGGGACAGTCTGGTCACCCTGGTTGAAGCCTTTTGCGATAAAAATAAATCCATATTCAGGGATATGGATATTCAGATTGAAAACTCCAGCCAGGGACAATTTCAATACCCGGTGAACCTGTTTTTGTTTGAAATTTTGCTCATGAATCTCCTGGCCAATGCCATTAAATATAATGAAAGCCAAACCCCCCGGCTGAAAATTGTATTCAAAAGCTATCTTCAGAAAATCACCATTGATTTTATTGATAACGGGATCGGCGTAGATAAAAAAGAAGCCAAAAAGATTTTCCGTAAATTTTACCAGACCGGCAGGAACAATGCCGACAATGTCAACGGGTCCGGCCTTGGCCTCTATCTTGTATCCAGTATTGCCATGATCCATGGATGGCGGGCATCTGTATCCAGCGAAGGCAAAGGAAAGGGATCAAAATTCACCATCACCATCCCACGGGCAAGTATTGCCAGTGTCAGAGAGAGAAAGCTATGGAAGCGGTTGAGAAAAAGCGTATTCTGGTCATAG
- a CDS encoding response regulator has protein sequence MNDTGKKILVIDDEVYIRDSVIGFLEDFGFEVVEAENGQAGLEQFEKEHPDLILCDLRMPVMDGLEVLARIRDKNENIPIIIVSGAGNIADTVEALRLGAWDYIIKPIQDMNVLFHAVDKAFERKQLIEDRARDQQDLEAANQELKVSLDTLEQARDQLVQSEKMAALGELVAGVAHEINTPVGVGVTAASFLDAKTRDFFKLYESGELKCSELENYLGTVQEVSNSILINMERAAELISSFKQVAVDQSSEKPRRFNLKEYVDEVLLSLRPRYKKTSHTINVSCPDDIEITSYPGAFSQILNNLITNSLIHGFKEMEIGEMGIDIFWKNKDLVFIYKDNGCGMDEAQKEKTFDPFFTTMRGKGGTGLGMSIVFNLVTQTLKGTMNLDTKVGKGVKFTMVFSKLGE, from the coding sequence ATGAATGATACAGGTAAAAAAATACTTGTAATTGATGATGAGGTCTATATCCGGGATTCTGTTATTGGGTTTTTGGAAGATTTCGGGTTTGAGGTCGTTGAGGCGGAAAATGGGCAGGCAGGCCTGGAACAATTTGAAAAAGAACACCCGGATCTTATCCTGTGTGACTTGCGAATGCCAGTGATGGACGGCCTGGAGGTACTGGCCCGGATCCGGGATAAAAATGAAAATATTCCTATTATCATTGTATCCGGAGCCGGTAATATTGCAGATACGGTTGAGGCCCTGCGTTTGGGGGCCTGGGATTATATTATCAAACCCATCCAGGATATGAATGTCTTGTTCCATGCCGTAGATAAGGCCTTTGAGCGAAAACAGCTCATAGAGGACAGGGCCAGGGATCAGCAGGACCTTGAAGCAGCCAACCAGGAATTAAAAGTCTCTCTGGATACCCTTGAACAGGCCAGGGATCAATTGGTTCAGTCCGAGAAAATGGCGGCATTAGGTGAGCTTGTGGCAGGCGTTGCCCATGAGATCAATACCCCGGTCGGTGTGGGCGTGACAGCGGCCTCGTTTCTGGATGCCAAAACCCGGGATTTTTTCAAACTCTATGAATCTGGAGAGCTTAAATGCAGTGAACTGGAAAATTATCTGGGCACGGTTCAGGAAGTTTCCAATTCCATCCTCATTAACATGGAGCGGGCCGCCGAGCTGATTTCCAGCTTCAAACAGGTGGCTGTGGACCAGTCCAGCGAGAAACCCAGGCGGTTTAACCTCAAGGAATATGTGGATGAAGTCCTTTTGAGCCTGAGGCCCAGGTATAAAAAAACCAGCCATACCATCAATGTTTCTTGCCCCGATGATATTGAAATCACCTCTTATCCCGGTGCCTTTTCCCAGATTTTAAACAATTTGATTACCAATTCCCTGATCCATGGGTTCAAGGAGATGGAAATCGGAGAAATGGGGATTGACATTTTTTGGAAAAACAAGGACCTGGTCTTTATTTACAAGGACAATGGATGCGGCATGGACGAGGCTCAAAAGGAAAAAACCTTTGATCCCTTTTTCACCACCATGCGGGGCAAGGGCGGTACCGGACTTGGCATGTCCATTGTGTTTAATCTGGTGACACAGACCCTGAAAGGGACCATGAACCTTGATACTAAGGTGGGAAAAGGGGTGAAGTTTACCATGGTTTTTTCAAAATTGGGCGAATAA